In Vanessa tameamea isolate UH-Manoa-2023 chromosome 25, ilVanTame1 primary haplotype, whole genome shotgun sequence, a single window of DNA contains:
- the Cep89 gene encoding protein Cep89 homolog: MDEHFMRNSCIPNYCSISKKCQPTHKLTLTGNFTPWHRHFDITTSGRRSMREDILNTVLKKTESVMTEHRSSDFNNPTYEDPRDVVEKPVKPPRKRNVQGIAVTSPRGKEGKSLLKEQKRKLTKKYEGLVTALMDKCEENVVVITEKESQINKLKDKLKTVLEYNKLFANENDRVKSEYTTLVSYVEECKRVIKEERDRNGELEKKVKKFEEKVKHYEIPDKEHSTAIPLVEVCMSCSSRQIVLNQAREQNSRLQKDMQALKDVLYRLNVQLSRYQERLRSVNPLNADGNIFKPGEKYDGLDSLITASLGQRHETHEDGHTKNMPEDGTTQSERLVDLSGLLSAQALAPLFDAYQENLQEKDNLILDYEKQFEIINKKSKQIVEENKLLVEKVNSLEEEVARTRQSYKKVVVEKETNDVEKGTLLERAERAESKLKEVYELYEGKMAAMFRDYETVHREYFSVKTALEASAGKMAQLDAMRSKTVPADLHERRLDDCKRLLEELKHQYAMESERKSEQIKKLEEDLRKTDDKYNKICQEHEAVKEELKAALKNVRLYRKAAVVFRRRARSAAARARRSQRAQHGEPLRRALLALDRIKAEVKTVKSRAQASLSELERRMSHAHDEHRRDLERAALALRHKEAVIRSLIDKVADVEEVRLSQTNTSRLQGIISDSSDRSPKTQDKRERPNVKLVPGPGGYYQEKDGKKKK; encoded by the exons ATGGATGAACATTTTATGAGGAATTCATGTATT CCAAATTATTGCAGTATCTCCAAAAAATGCCAACCCACTCACAAATTAACACTTACTGGTAATTTCACCCCTTGGCATCGTCACTTTGATATAACTACCTCAGGACGACGTAGTATGCGTGAAGATATATTGAACACTGTGTTAAAGAAAACAGAATCTGTAATGACGGAGCACAGAAGCAGTGATTTCAATAATCCAACATATGAAGATCCAAGAGATGTTG TTGAAAAACCTGTGAAACCACCTAGAAAGAGGAACGTGCAAGGGATTGCAGTTACATCGCCACGAGGTAAAGAGGGGAAGTCCCTGCTCAAGGAACAGAAGCGAAAACTGACTAAGAAATATGAAGGTCTGGTGACTGCGCTCATGGATAAATGTGAGGAGAATGTTGTTGTG ATTACAGAAAAAGAATCTCAAATCAACAAACTAAAAGATAAACTCAAAACTGTATTAGAGTATAACAAACTGTTTGCTAATGAAAATGATCGAGTGAAAAGTGAGTATACGACATTAGTGAGCTACGTGGAGGAGTGTAAGAGAGTTATAAAAGAAGAGAGAGATAGAAACGGCGAATTAGAGAAGAAGGTGAAGAAGTTTGAGGAGAAAGTGAAACATTACGAAATTCCGGATAAAG AACATTCTACAGCAATACCCCTAGTGGAGGTGTGTATGAGCTGCAGCAGCCGGCAAATCGTTCTTAACCAGGCACGTGAACAGAATTCGAGGTTGCAGAAAGACATGCAGGCATTGAAGGATgttttatatag ACTAAACGTCCAGCTGTCCAGATACCAAGAGCGATTGAGGAGTGTGAACCCGCTGAATGCAGATGGTAATATTTTCAAACCGGGTGAGAAATACGACGGCCTTGATTCATTGATAACAGCCAGCTTGGGCCAGAGGCATG AAACACATGAAGATGGTCACACCAAAAATATGCCTGAAGACGGTACGACACAATCCGAAAGATTAGTCGATTTATCCGGACTCTTAAGCGCGCAAGCTCTGG CACCGTTGTTTGACGCATATCAAGAAAATCTACAAGAGAAAGACAATCTCATCTTGGACTAcgaaaaacaatttgaaatcaTTAACAAGAAATCGAAACAAATTGTCGAAGAAAATAAGTTATTGGTGGAAAAGGTTAACTCACTGGAAGAAGAAGTTGCGCGAACGAGACAGAGCTATAAGAAGGTGGTAGTCGAGAAAGAGACAAATGATGTAGAGAAAGGTACGCTGTTAGAAAGAGCGGAGCGGGCGGAGTCTAAATTGAAGGAAGTTTATGAACTATATGAAGGGAAAA TGGCAGCCATGTTCCGTGACTATGAAACTGTACATAGAGAATATTTCTCGGTTAAGACGGCCCTAGAAGCTTCTGCGGGTAAGATGGCGCAATTAGATGCCATGAGAAGTAAGACCGTACCTGCTGACTTGCACGAGAGGAGATTAGATGATTGTAAGCG GTTACTGGAAGAATTAAAACATCAATACGCCATGGAGTCGGAACGGAAAAgcgaacaaattaaaaagttggAAGAGGATTTACGAAAAACAGATGATAAATACAACAAGATTTGTCAGGAACATGAAGCGGTTAAGGAAGAATTAAAGGCTGCGTTAAAGAATGTCAG ACTGTACCGCAAGGCGGCGGTCGTGTTccggcggcgcgcgcgctcggcggcggcgcgcgcccGGCGCTCGCAGCGCGCGCAGCACGGGGAGCCGCTGCGCCGCGCGCTGCTCGCACTCGACAGGATCAAGGCGGAAGTTAAG ACGGTGAAGTCCCGCGCGCAAGCGTCGCTGTCGGAGCTGGAGCGCCGCATGTCGCACGCGCACGACGAGCACCGGCGCGACCTCGAGCGCGCCGCGCTCGCGCTGCGGCACAAGGAGGCCGTCATCCGGAGCCTCATCGACAAGGTGGCTGACGTCGAGGAGGTCCG ATTAAGTCAAACCAATACAAGTCGTCTTCAAGGTATAATCTCTGACTCGTCTGATCGTTCTCCGAAGACCCAAGATAAGAGAGAGAGGCCCAACGTGAAGCTGGTCCCCGGTCCTGGGGGTTATTATCAGGAAAAAGATGGGAAAAAGAAGaagtaa